The genomic stretch GAAATCCTGGACCAGGGCGCAGGCTCCGCCAGCCAAGGCGAAGAGAAAGAGGGACGGGGCCAGAACCCGCTTTCTCCCGAAGCGGTCAGCTAAGACACCGAGGATCGGGGTGAGAAAAATGCCCGGCACCGTGAATGCGGTGATCAGCAGCCCGATACTTCTGGGAGAAATATTCAGTTCCTTGATGATCTTGGGAAAGGCCGGGGTGATGCTGGCAACCCCCATGACGGCCATCAGGGTGACGGAGAAGATGATGTGGAGATTGCGGTCTTGCAGGAGGTTGCGATTGGCCGGGGGATCTTGTTGTTCTGGAATCATGGGATTGCCGTGTTCAGGGTCTCAGGGGTGCCGCCGGTCAGCATCCCCATATTTCAATCCGGCGACTGCCGCATCTCTCGCTTCGATGCCAGATTTTCGTCTCCCATGCCGTCTTCGGGTCCCGGTCAAACAGCACAAGATGCACCTCGTCGGCAGCAAAGGCATCTGCGTACTCAACAGCCTGTTGCCCGCCCTGTTCAACAAGCCTATCCAGACTGCCCCGCAGGATCTTTAGTTCAATAACAATCCGTTGCACCTCCCCGTAATATCCCTGTTCCCTATCCAGCGGCCATTCAATGGCCAGATCGGTGCGTTTACGCCCCAGCCCGTATTCCCGGTTGATCCTGCCGCCGCTGTTGATGATCCGCTGGAGAAAGGCCTGCATCAAGAGCTGCGGCCCGGCCTCCTTATAGTCGAAGCGTTCGATCCAGGATGCTGAATGCTCCCGGAAGAACTGCTGAAAAGCGGCCATCAGCTTGTTCATGTTCAGCCGGTGATCTGGATCAACATACCATTCCTGCTGCTCGACAATGGTGTCCTGGGTCGAAGCGGTCAGTTCCCTGGGGATGATCTCTTGGTAGATGCGATTGGCAATCCGCACCTGCGGCTTTCGCTGAATCAGGCCGAGATCCTCCAGATACTGAAGATCATCTGTCGGCACCTGAAACCCGGTCTCCTCACCGGAAAGGAGCAGAGAGATCGTTCGCCGCACCCGTGCTTCCTGCAACTTGTCAGCCAGCTGATCAAGATGGGTTGCGCGGGATTGGATCAGGCGTTCCCGCGCAGCCTGATACTGCTGCAAGGTGATATCCGCAGTACGATCACGGGCGGTTTTGTCCTTCCAGGCCATCTCGTAGGCCAAGGCATTGACCAGCCAGGGCTGCCCTTGGGTGTCCTGCCAGACTTCGGCAAAGATCTCCGGGGCGAACCCCTGACCGGTTTCCTGGCTATGCTGTTGATAGAGCAGGGTGATTTCTTCCTGACTAAAGTTACCCATGCGCAGGGATTCCGCTTTGATGTTAAAGGCGGACCCGCCAGTGATCACCTCTCCATCCGCCTGTTGGATACGGTAATCTTTGACATCCCGCACACCGCAGAGGACCACCGTCTGGGGAAAGGTTGCCGGTCGCTGATTATAGCCTTTGCGGAGCTGGCGGAGCAGGGAGATCAGGGTATCACCGACCAGGGCGTCCACCTCATCCAGAAGCAGGACAACAGGCTTTGCACTTTCTCTGGACCAACGGGCCAGAAGAGCTTCCAGAATACCGTGGCCCCCACGTTGTTCCTTTTCTTCTCTGATCCATTGATGTAGGCGTTTATCCTTCAGGTATACAGAGGCGGATGCGGCAATGGCACCGGCTACCTCAAAGAGGCCCTGGTCAACATTATTCCGCGCAGTCTGGGCTGTTTCAATATTGGCATACAGGCAGATATACTCGTCTCTGCTGTTCAGGTGCTCCATCAGGGTCAGCAGGAGGGAGGTCTTGCCGGTCTGGCGGGGGGCGTGGAGGACAAAGTATTTCTTCTGTTGGATCAGGAGGAGGAGTTCATCCGCATCCAGCCGGGAGAGCGGCGGCAAGGCGTAATGATCCTCCAGGTTGACCGGGCCTGCGGTGTTGAAGAATTTTATAGGGGCTGTGGTTCTTTTTTGCAAAGCTGTTCAGTTGTTTTTGTTTTTTTGCTTTGAGCCCTGCAACTGCTCGACCTCATATACAGAAAGCCCGGT from Candidatus Electrothrix communis encodes the following:
- a CDS encoding AAA-like domain-containing protein, yielding MQKRTTAPIKFFNTAGPVNLEDHYALPPLSRLDADELLLLIQQKKYFVLHAPRQTGKTSLLLTLMEHLNSRDEYICLYANIETAQTARNNVDQGLFEVAGAIAASASVYLKDKRLHQWIREEKEQRGGHGILEALLARWSRESAKPVVLLLDEVDALVGDTLISLLRQLRKGYNQRPATFPQTVVLCGVRDVKDYRIQQADGEVITGGSAFNIKAESLRMGNFSQEEITLLYQQHSQETGQGFAPEIFAEVWQDTQGQPWLVNALAYEMAWKDKTARDRTADITLQQYQAARERLIQSRATHLDQLADKLQEARVRRTISLLLSGEETGFQVPTDDLQYLEDLGLIQRKPQVRIANRIYQEIIPRELTASTQDTIVEQQEWYVDPDHRLNMNKLMAAFQQFFREHSASWIERFDYKEAGPQLLMQAFLQRIINSGGRINREYGLGRKRTDLAIEWPLDREQGYYGEVQRIVIELKILRGSLDRLVEQGGQQAVEYADAFAADEVHLVLFDRDPKTAWETKIWHRSERCGSRRIEIWGC